Proteins from a genomic interval of Paenibacillus sp. FSL H8-0048:
- a CDS encoding class II aldolase/adducin family protein — translation MNNHEEELRRLICDIGRNLFNKDFIAANDGNISARLSATEVITSPTGVSKGYLQPHMLVKVNLQGEILDAAEGYRPSTEVKMHLKIYNKLPEMGGVVHAHPPYATAFAIKGEALDKMMMPESVIAMGDIPLAVYGTPSTEEIPDSLTPFLGKKSAVLLESHGALTWGKDVMAAYMNMERLEYTAKLTFLTRMIGGERELPPHRIEELVALRSFYGM, via the coding sequence ATGAATAATCATGAAGAAGAACTACGGCGCCTAATCTGTGATATCGGCCGGAATCTGTTCAACAAAGACTTCATCGCGGCCAACGACGGTAATATCTCAGCCCGCCTGTCGGCCACCGAGGTCATTACTTCGCCAACAGGAGTCAGCAAAGGCTATCTGCAGCCGCATATGCTGGTCAAAGTCAATCTGCAGGGAGAAATCCTGGATGCAGCGGAGGGCTACCGGCCGTCGACGGAAGTGAAGATGCACCTGAAGATCTACAATAAGCTCCCGGAGATGGGCGGGGTGGTTCATGCACATCCGCCGTATGCTACCGCTTTTGCCATCAAAGGCGAAGCGCTGGACAAAATGATGATGCCGGAATCCGTCATTGCCATGGGGGACATTCCACTGGCGGTATACGGGACGCCTTCGACCGAAGAGATCCCGGATTCGCTGACTCCCTTCCTGGGCAAGAAGAGCGCTGTGCTGCTGGAGAGTCACGGGGCCCTGACCTGGGGCAAGGACGTAATGGCTGCTTATATGAATATGGAGCGGCTTGAGTATACGGCGAAGCTGACCTTCCTGACCCGCATGATCGGGGGAGAGCGCGAGCTGCCGCCGCACCGGATTGAGGAGCTGGTAGCGCTGAGATCATTCTATGGGATGTAA